Sequence from the Nymphaea colorata isolate Beijing-Zhang1983 chromosome 9, ASM883128v2, whole genome shotgun sequence genome:
aaaggaacattAACCTCAGAATCATTGAACATATCTGCTACTCAACAGAAAGATGCAGGACAGAACGAAAGAGGGTTACAGTTCAACAAGAAGTAGGTTTGGTGTCAATGACAGGAGATGCCGTGTCGGACCAGCTACTGATCATCGCCTCTTGCGATCAGGCTTGAGTTGATTGATTTTATCGGCAAAACAATAAGTGTATAAATGCATGTTGTAAGCTTACATTGGTGAAATTCGTTGTTCAGAAATGTCTCTAAAAAGTAAGTTTATAAATGTATATTAATTATGATTTTCTCAAAAGTCTATTAATCAGTTTTTGCTGGGGCATTTAAGTgctaatgtttcttttttttttttaatgcgtTTTCCGATCGATCTTGATTTACTGATTGAAGAGGCAAACCATTTTCCTTCCACCGAACCCCTCTCTCTGAGATCGGCGTACAAAACCCACAGAGAAGTTCCGTTGTTTCGTCAATTGTTgatcttctccctcttcttcttcctcgctTGCGCTTTGTCTCTGTCTCTATCTCTGTTTCTATTTCTATCTCTATCGCTCGCTCGGCTTGGAAGGATGTTGGCAGTGCTTGAGGAATCGGTGGCGAAGAGCCCAGTTTGCGCCTGCCTGAAGAATGGCGGGGCTCTGATCGACTACTTCGCTCCCAACGCAACCAGAAGCGTCGCCATTAATCTCGGCAACTCTGGCTCGCTGGTCTACAGCACCAATCGGCAGAACCCTCTTCTCCCCAGGTCCGATTTTCTGGAGCGAATCTCAGACGCTTTTCCCTCTTTGCTTTTtccgtttcttcttcttttttttttttaattgtgattTACACATGTTTTCGTTTCCGAGTAATCCGTTGTGAGCGATGGtctttaataaaattaaaagcAAATGGTGAAATCCACGAACTAAATTGCAGCTCTATGGTTGATTTCGGATCCTTTCTTGGGAGAGAAGGTGTATTCAGAATTCTGGTCGTCTGTAAGGGGGCCGTGCTGCTTcctagaattttgatctttcGTTGATAAATGCAAGGAAATCGAAATCATTGGATGGCGGTGGTGATGTCCATGGTGGTTCGCCGTTTATTAAGAACGAAAGTCAGCAAGTAATATTTCTTAGAGTTTAAACTTGATCTTATTCCCATCTCCCTTTCTTGATTTCCAGATTCCAGTTATCAATGGCTGAAGTCTCAGAGGTCACTCACATCTGTCTGATTTTAGTCTCCCTATAGCTAATaaataattcttttttctttttatagacATCGTGTATTTCCAAATAACCATATGTTAAATTTTATTCCACGAGAACCATTAGTTGAAACAATTGCACATACGAGGAGAGTGATGCCTTTGCCCCTAGCCTATCTTGGATGATGAACTGAGCTAGTTAGTTGTAAGGTGGGTTTAGATATATGGATATATAAGCAGAGTTGATGGGTCTGCGGTTTGCTGAAGCCTGCAAATTCTGTGAACATTTTAGATTGTCTGCACCTGTGCATACCACTACCAGTACTTCTTtctacatatgtatgtatgtgtgtgtacaaGTTCTTTACatcaatatttattttgaagagTTGAATATATAGcaactaataaaaataaaaagcacatTTCCAGTTAATATTTTGTTGATAATATTACCAACTTTCTAGTAtatgtttgtatatatttttttccacGAAATACTAGCAGATTGTATATCATGCAGCCTTTCTCtgatattcttcttttcttttcttcttcttcttcttattattattattattattattattattattattattattattgttactATCATTAGTGATTTTGATTTTACTTGTAGTTTTTTGTCCATTTGTAATTCATGGCATTTGATTTCAGTTAGTTTTTTCACCTTCTTCTGTCTGTTGCAGGTTTTCTGTGCCGCTCTTGTATTCTAGACATGGTTTAGAACTATCGTCATACTCATATTAGTCTTAAACAATGAATAAGATATAATCCATGAAGGACATCAGTTCTTTATAAGTACGTTAAAAGGTTTTATGGATTTCTGAGAAAATTAACGAAATGCAGGAAAAAAGGGCAGATCATTATCCATGCCATTTTCAAGTAATCTAGTTGTAGTGGTGgtagaaaaaaatcacaataagGTAAACTGTCCCTGTCACCAACTTAAGAAAGATCTAAAATTACCAATATCTTGCTGCCATTCATTGTCCTTCAAGTTATGTTTCTTATTAAAATGAACGTGATGCAGAATGGTGCGCCGCCCGTCTCCACTCCCAACATGATCGTCTTCCCGCAACCCTATATACACTCCAACACATTcagaaaaattagaaacaaaCATCGCATGCATGACATGTTTCCAGGGGGGAATTAGAAACAATGCTAAATTCTAGGATTTTATCCAACAGGAGATCAATTCCACCATGCTGctcaaaactaaacaaaaatataactatgtgattagaaaatagaaaatgacaGAACCCTTAATCACAAAACAGTGAGAGCGGTGAGCGATAACCGGGGCCTGAGGTGTATGCCTCAAATAATATTGGTAGCATGTGCCGCGGGGAGATCAGTTATGGTAAGATCTACCGGTGGTATCGATCACCGTTATAGTCTACAGCGGTGACTAATGACCACCGGTATAGATAGAAGCGAGCGGCCATTTGCCATTGGTACACATTTATACTGGCTGTAACAATCCCTGGCATATATGTACACCGGTTATAATCATCACGGCTGTAGGTTAGACATAATTTGGAGAAACACAATGTAATGTGGTGGGATTCACGGAGTGTTCAAACATCCATGGCCTTCAAATTTCTCGCTCGCTCAAGGTGCTATTTACATTATTTCCAACTTTTCACACACTTGCTGTGTTCATTTTAGGATGAATAagaattttcaatattttactTTCGGAAATAGGAGCTGTAGAGAGTTTTGCATGATTCTCGTTGGATCTTGGGACCATCTTAAACCGCCTTTTGACTGGTTAGTACCATCCTCGCCAGATTTAGATTGAGATATAGATCTGTTGTAATATATAAGCCTGCCCAATGGCCTGGAAAGGGCGTTGAGCTGATCCTAAGACCTTCAACTCTTTGCCGGCAAATAGCTTTGGTCATTATTGATCTCTAGTAGAGAATGACATACTTCAAGCCAATGATGCTGAACAAAGTGAACATGAATTTCAACGTGCTGGGTACATTGATGATGAACAGGATTGGCCGTGAGGTAAGCTAGTGGTAGACGCAGGTTAACTTTCCAGACTTTATAAACCTTTATGTGCTCGACATGTTGAATTTTGCATATTTGAAGTTAACTATCCAACGGCCTTATCAGCGTTGGATAACTTCTTGACGCATGAATCCTTATTATTTAAGATAACAGAATCCTAAGCGGGGCTCTTCACACGTCAGCCATGTGGGAAACTGAGCCAGGCGTTGCTGTTTGAGTTAGCACAGACTGTAAAGATCGCGCTGAGCAATTTAATGGTGCAGGACTGGCACAGGGCACTTGCAATAGTTGTTCTGCTAGCCAATCCTTCCAGTCATGGTCTCTTAGAGAACCAGATTCAGAATCGAACTTGTGAAATTCTGGAAACTAAACGAGAACCAAATATGAAACCGTTACTAGAAAAAATCTTTTGAGCCGCTTAAAACCGTTAATGAGGAGGTCATCAATAGATAttcagaagaagagaaacacaATACattaagaagaaataaagagatAAACTCAAGTTGTTAGAATTGGGAGAGCTGAGATGAAGTTTCTTTTTGGATATATGGAATGGATTTCGTCTTTCACTTTAGGTGACTACCACAGGTGCCATAATTTTTACACCATTTTTAAACCATGCTTTCCGCGTACGCTTTCCCAAGTCTTGAGGTGGTAACTCacgaagaggaaaagaggaaagagcTTTTGGTCTGTTAGGTAGACGGCGAAGAGCAGGAGAATAAGAAAAACAGAGCAGTAGATAAGGAGAGCGGTTGCGTGGGTTCATCAacagcaaaagaaaataaagaaagaatagCAAAAGAAGCAATCAGGAAGTTTTTGCAGCATAAATGGCGGTGATTTCTTTATTAGTTTATTTGCTTAAGGTTTTCTCCTGAGTTATTGGAGGTGGCAGTTTTGATCGTTCTCTGGTACGGAGCTACAGGGTTTTAGTAGCTTGTTTTCGGATTTGGTTGATGTAAACATTCTTTTCTGTTCATAActtaattcttttttaataaaggTGGGGAGCGTACTCCCGGCGAAGCTTTAACAAACTTACAATTGGTCTTAAAAAGTAAATCAAATAACCAGTGTAAAGGATATGTTTATTTCTGCAATCAGCATTCAAATGCGAGACAGGTAAAAGGTGACGACGAAATCGTCACGGCCACAAATTTCCATAACGTAAACATCTTCGTTCATGGTATTATtggttacaaaaaaaaaacaaaaaaagatcttgaaaatttatttctgatTGAAAATCACTGGCAACACTTCAATATCTTTCTTTCAATAATTACATTCAGCATCTTCAGATGGTTATAAAAGAGATACATGTCATTTGTGCAATCAACTGCCAGCTGCAACAGCTGATAAGTTAATTCCCCGAATCACAACAGCAAGATGATCCACAGCAATCGTTCACTGTTCAAAGCTCAGGGATAACAATGATTCATAGTATTCTAGAAGATTTTCTGTGCATAAATGTACTTTGCGATGACCACTGTCAAATCCTTTACCGAAGCACCAAATgggggaaaaaagaagaaaagaaaaaatcagtgTAAAGATGAGCTGAACTCACTACACTCTTTgagttttttccttctttcatctTCTGCATGTGCCTCCAAGCATTTTATGATGCCACAAATGCCATTCGATTCAGGATGATCACAAGCAACAAAGACATGCACATCCTTGCCCATCTCAATCCAACTGTAAGCAGAATCTTTTGTCActcccttttctttcattagCAGCTTCAGTTTGGCCACATCATTCTGTTTACCAGTCGCTCTGTACAAGTTTGACAGGAGAACATAATACCCAGCCTTCTGAGGCTTTAACTCAAACAGTTTTTTTGCCGCATATTCACCCATGTTGATGTTTCCATGTATCTTACAAGCACCAAGCAATGCTCCCCACACATCTGCATCCACAGGAATTGGCATCCTCTCAATAAGTTTCCATGCATCATCCAATCTTCCAGCTCGGCCTAGAAGATCAACAATAGATGCATAATGTTCAGTTCTACGAGGAACTCGGTATCTATTCATGACAGTGTCAAAGTAATGCATCCCTGCTTCGATCATCCCTGAATGACTACACGCTGAAAGTAGTGCTACAAAGGTGACATGGTCTGGCCTTATACCCAAGTTCTCCATCTGTTCAAATAGAATGCTAGCTTCCTTTCCATATCCATGCATTCCATAACCATTGATCATAGCATTCCACGAGACAAGTGCTCTTTTAGGAATTTCATTGAAAAGTTCTCGAGCATCGCTTAAATTCCCACACTTGCagtacatatccaacaaagaacaAGCGGCAAAATCATCAAACTCAGAGACAAGTCTTGCCATCAACCCATGAATTAGTTTGCCCACTTTAAGAGCAGCCAAGCGTGCACAAACTGGAAGCACGCTAGTAAATGTTACTTTGTTAGGCCTCACCCCAGCAACATGCATCTGCTGGAAAAACAAGAGTGCTGCCTCATCTGCCCCAGCCTGTGCATATCCTGAAATCATAGATGTCCAAGTGAAAACATCCCTTTCACGCACTTTACTAAAAAGTTGACCAGCAATGACCATCTGATTGCATTTTGCGTATAGAGCGATAAGTGAATTGTTCACCAAGATATCATCATCAGAAAATCCAAGAGATGAAAGATAATCATGAACCCACATCCCCTTCTTTAAATCACCAAGTGCAGTACATGCTGCAAGAACACTAACGATTGTCACGGAGTCTGGCACTGCATCCCCATTTAACAtatcaagaaagagacaaaggGCCTCATCCCAGAGAGAATTCTGTTCGTAACCTGCAATCAGGGAGTTCCAAGAGACGACATTTCGCTGTTGCATTTCACTGAACACTTGCCTTGCATCGTCTAAGGATGAACATCTCGAGTACATGGAAATCAATGCATTTTGCATGGCCTGTCTCGATCCAAATCCTGACTTAATGAGCTTCGAATGGATCCTTTTTCCTTCAGAAACCTTTGAAAGAGCTCCAAAAGCCTTCAACACACGTGGGTACGTGAAACCATCGGGCCTTAAGTCGGTCCCTTCCAAATGCAGGAATAGGCGAATGACATCCTCAAAGAGGCGGTTCCTTGAATACCCATGAAGCATTGCATTATATGATCGAATATCTCGTCTGGGGATTTGATCAAACACTTTGCGCGCATCATGAACACTTCCACATTTACCGTAAGCATTGATGAGTTTAGTGGAAAGGAGAACGTACGATCCAGGGCAGTTAGCAACGATCTGAGAATGAACTTTAGAAACGTGTTCTACAGACCGAGATTTAGCCGCTAAGTCGAGGAGAGACGACAGAATTCGGGGAGGGACTAATTCTGCCTGTTGGTTGAGAATATCTAGAGTAGCAATGGCTTCTTTTAGCCTCTCTTGGCTGCAGAGAACGCGTAGCGTGGATACGAGGAAGGACTGCGATGCCCCTTTGTTGGCAGGGGCGAGAAGGGTCATGGACGTTCCAGTGTCGGCCGTTACgcaatttgaatttaatttcgAGCCTTCGAAACAAAGTCACCGACGCCCTTTTATAAAggaatgtttctcttggacggGCTTGGAACCTTTGACAATTACCGAGAAGCCACCTCCCGTCAGCCTTTGTCTTGGAGCACTAAGCAAAGAGGAGAACTATATATTAATGGTTTTTATAAGTTAACATTGTATCGCCCCACAACTTAGGCATTGATTACTCCAAAATTAATGGATCTATATAGATTTGATGTGGATCTATATAGCATAttgatgtggcaaaagatcAATGGTAAAATATATGTTTCATAAAGACAAAAAGGCAAATGTAAATGTTTTTAGATCTAAGATCCACACTTATGGTCTTTATTCtacttttttttgcattgaaaaaattgTCAAATTAAGATAAGAGGGGTAGGGTCTGATCTTATATCTCAATAAGAAAAGGATCAGAtgtggatatacataaatatccaattcgatttggattcgaatcagattcatttttagacaaatatcttatatctaatgctattaaattttaaaaattgacaaaatccaatttaaaattcggattataaaatcagattcggattcagatataacttttctttattcgaatttgaatccaaatttaaattcgAATAcgtgaatatctgaaaaggcatctgattcgaatccaatctattgacatcctACCTACTGCATTGATTTGTACATTTAAATggtttaataatttttttgatggGTTTAAACTTTAGTTCTTATTCATTAGTGtccttatgaaaaaaaaaaaaagcttctcCTTCCACTAGGATGATGAActctaaaaaaatagaaaaataaaactataaTCTAATGCAATAAAAAGTTCGATTTAAACATTCCtcaacaaaaaaggaagaaccCGTAAAAAagagtttgatggggatttgaAGATTCCACGAGAAAGCGGGTCCAGAGATTGTCAAGTGCGATTTGGATTAAGTTGGGTTCTTGTGGCTACGATTTCAGATTCCCAGAAGCACCAGGATTCCTGAGCATTCGCCTGTTACGGCAACACCACTCATttgttcctcttcctttttccacATAAAGTTCCAAATTCGAGTCACATGACCGCCATGAAAGGTTCAAGATGCTCCAAATCCCAACATTGTAGCGTGATACCGAATCAGAACCAGATACCAATATTCGGACCGATCTAATACCCATCCCTTGTCATCCTCCCATTCAAAAAGAAACGGCACATTTagacttttatatattttctacGAACCAGCATTCGTATCATATTTTTCACAACAACGCCTTGaactttttaattaaaacatTGTATAAATCTTTTTGAATTTATGTTGGTGGATAAATTGCAAGTGGATCAGATCTGATCTAAGGATTTTGTCATTCGCTATTGTATCGGACCCAATGCCGACCTCGCTAAGGGTTTGGTTCATTAGATCGGGCCAGTGATTCAAGTGGCATGGACATCAACCCCTTGCACGGTCATGTTGTATAAATCGACACTAGGGATAGGGCTGCCCACGAGCATAGTCGAGCTAAAGATGGCCCAGTTCGAGTTTGAACTCGAGTAGAGTTCCACACAACAGACTCGATCTCGACTTGATGGTACGacattgagctcgagctcgattcacttaactcgtttatgttaaGCCTATCTTGTTTCTTTTGACCGGCTTCACATGTTCAATTGCTATTCGTTTAATCATCTTCTCGTTAAAtttcaacattcattatgtagttGAGTGGGGTCGGTCTCTaacaactcgaactcaactcgtttaatgtTTTGAGCATACATTTAAACTCGAGTTTGAGGAGCTCAAGCAAGTTTATAAATGATTCAAGTATTGACGAAATATTAAGAGTCTAGACTGAGCTGGCTTGGCTCCTTGACATCTTCCTTTGCCTGTCGCTCTTGATTTTCTACTAAATCATTTTTGTAAATGAACGAATGTCTAATGGGAATTTcgtaaaaaaaaagggaaaaaacatcGAAAATGCAGAGCATAAAAAGAAGGTACAGAACTGGATTATGAGTTTGATTTAAATGCAATATAATTGTCTATATCCAAAACATTTACGTCATGAGAAAAAATATCTTGATCCACATTATATAAAGAAACAGTATCTGTACCAACATTATATCATTTTGTGAATATTACTTGAGCAATAATAACTTAAACTCGTCGTTTTGACACGAGGAGAAAATCAATCTTTAACCATTTACTCGCATTAATGGTCGCACTGTATTGCCGGAACAGTCCGGTGACATTGATTTCTCCAATTATTGCAGTGTTGCTGGGGAACAAAACCAATGAATAAAAACAAGAGAGACTTTCATTCATAATATTTACAGTCCAAGGTTCTTAAATATCTCGAAAGGTAGAATTTAGACATTTAATTTAGCTTTGATTTTTATGTAACTCGaaccctttttttaaaaaaaaattcaggggAAACTGCCTTCGGCCTAAAACTTGAAAGAGTAATACCTATATGCCTcataggttccaaattattTCAAGGTTTGGGTAGACCAATGGTACATCATTCAACTCAAGCATCGTGTTTGCCACCATTTGCCTCCTAAAAGAGTAACGCAGTGAAGTGTGGTAGCGGCTACATACTATTCAAACGCTTATGCTGAATTTAGCGATGGAAAAGGGTATAacaaaaaatagttaaatataTAACATATTAGCATGGAACCACATGTGGGCTTGTGGGGGAAATTTTCCACAATGTTCGAAAATTTTACTTACTCTTTAATGTCCCAACTATTTGTTTAATTATATATTCGTGACATAGATGTCCATGGATTTGATTTGAATAAGGTATTCAACTTGACGTCTTCAAATAAGTTGAATGTAGAGAGGAAAAGTATACATGTTGACTAAGCAATCGGCtttgattcagatttaagaaacgacatccgattcagattcaattttaaaGAAGTACatgattgaattcagattttgatttgaattcacttttCAATAACCATCTTTTGTCCAATATCCATACAATTTAAAAGTCAAGTTTTCAATAATGCAGTTTGGATTCGGTTGGGTGTTTAGAAGTCGGGTCCAGGTTTATACATGAATCTAAATcctgttggatttggattggactCTAACtatgaatttaaaagtcagatatAGACATTATATATAGTTTTTTCAATacatattcaaatccgaataaGTGAACACTCGATAAAGTAAATACAGTTCAATTCGATCTGCATCCTTTTGCCTTATTGCTACGACCTACAAATATGCATTTCTGTATTAATCTAAACATCCGACGCAATAGATGAAGCTGGACGCCAAAGTCGTCGTCGAACGTGATGTAATTCTCCATATCGTGGACTAGAAAAGGGTAAAGGCCAAAATCGATGAAGCTTCGCAGGAGCTACTTTGACAAGAAATtcctcctaaaaaaaaaattgcccacACTGATGCATGTGCTCAAGCAAATTATAAAGTAAGCCCTTAGTAAATGAAACTATCCAATACCTTTGGGCCCTCTAGTTTGGTGCTGAGGGCATCAGAACCCGAGGCAGCGCGAAAAATCTCCACGTGTCTTCGAGCGGGTCATTGTTTAGAATATTGTATACGTTTAAAATGCCTTTACTGGAAGGTCCTTGCAAGACATCCAATAGAATTGGAACGATACGAAAAAAATACGTTCATAGGAAGGAGTCAGACACCCTGTCACCATtaaaaaacaatgcaaaaaaaaaaaaaaacttttggaaaaccCCAATATTGtctaaaatttttaagttatttatagaaaatatgtaaatttgTCTGTAAATGAGTAGATAAATTATTTCAGAAAATTGTAATTCTTGCATATTAAACATATAAATGC
This genomic interval carries:
- the LOC116260426 gene encoding pentatricopeptide repeat-containing protein At1g11290, chloroplastic-like, which encodes MTLLAPANKGASQSFLVSTLRVLCSQERLKEAIATLDILNQQAELVPPRILSSLLDLAAKSRSVEHVSKVHSQIVANCPGSYVLLSTKLINAYGKCGSVHDARKVFDQIPRRDIRSYNAMLHGYSRNRLFEDVIRLFLHLEGTDLRPDGFTYPRVLKAFGALSKVSEGKRIHSKLIKSGFGSRQAMQNALISMYSRCSSLDDARQVFSEMQQRNVVSWNSLIAGYEQNSLWDEALCLFLDMLNGDAVPDSVTIVSVLAACTALGDLKKGMWVHDYLSSLGFSDDDILVNNSLIALYAKCNQMVIAGQLFSKVRERDVFTWTSMISGYAQAGADEAALLFFQQMHVAGVRPNKVTFTSVLPVCARLAALKVGKLIHGLMARLVSEFDDFAACSLLDMYCKCGNLSDARELFNEIPKRALVSWNAMINGYGMHGYGKEASILFEQMENLGIRPDHVTFVALLSACSHSGMIEAGMHYFDTVMNRYRVPRRTEHYASIVDLLGRAGRLDDAWKLIERMPIPVDADVWGALLGACKIHGNINMGEYAAKKLFELKPQKAGYYVLLSNLYRATGKQNDVAKLKLLMKEKGVTKDSAYSWIEMGKDVHVFVACDHPESNGICGIIKCLEAHAEDERRKKLKECSEFSSSLH